The Candidatus Zixiibacteriota bacterium genomic interval GGTCATCGAGGAGAAAAATTCCCGGATAATGGAGGTGATGATTTCATCCGTTTCTCCATTCCAGCTTATGGCCGGAAAAATAATCGGTCTCGGCCTGGCCAGCCTGACACAAGTGGGAGTCTGGGTGATCATTGGACTGGGAATTTATAGCTATCGCGGGGCGTTAAATGTCAGCGCCGATATCTCCGGGATAATATTTAATCCCGTATTTATCACCTTCTTCGTAATTTATCTGGTGATTGGATATATCCTTTATTCTACTTTATTCGCCCTGATCGGCTCGGTCTGCAACACCGACAAAGAGGCACAGAACTTTTTGTTCCCAATCACCATGTCGCTCATCTTTCCGATTATTATTGCCATGTACATAATTCAGGAGCCTGATTCGGTCCTGGCGGTGACCCTGTCGCTGGTTCCGTTCTTTACCCCGACTATGATGATTTTGAGAATGAATGTGATTGGAGCCGAGAATTTCTCATTTGGCAACCCAATTATATTCCAGGCAGCGCTGGGGGTGGTCATTACAACCCTGACGACAGTGCTGGTTATCTGGCTGACTTCAAGAGTCTTTCGAATCGGGATTCTGATGTATGGCAAGAGGCCGACTTTGCCGGAAATCATTAAGTGGATGAGATACAAATGAAACGTTTCTCCAAGAAATCAAAGCTGAAAGTAATAATCTTCATTATTGCGGGGGCCGCCGCCATATTTGTCATCGGACGTAATATTGTCCTGAACGAGATTGGTTCAACGCCACTGGCGAACCCGGTTGCCGGCAGAAGAGCTTTTGATTTCGACCTGCCCGACAGTAATATTTGCGCCGGCATCCGCCTCAATGTAAAATCCGGAATAGCCATTGATAACAAGACGCATAAGGTTCTGTACTGCTATAACGCCGATTCCATGATGCCGGTGGCCTCAATTTCGAAATTGCTCACGGCGATGGTGGTTCTTGATAACTATAAACCTGATTCCATCATGACCATCACCGAAGATGATGGTACGAACTCCGCCAAATCCAGCCTGCGGATAGGGGAGAGGATAACAGTCAGGGATCTTCTTCACGTGGCCCTCATCCGTTCCGACAACCGGGCCGCGCGGGCCCTTTCCCATTCTGTCTCCCCGAACTTTGAGACCTTCGCCAATAAGATGAATGCCAAAGCGAGGGAAATCGGACTGACAAATACGGTTATGTACGAGCCGACCGGTCTTGATGAGCGGAACCGCTCCACGGCGGCCGACTGCGCCCGCCTTATTAATCAGGCAATGCTTTATCCCGAAATCGCGCGGATTACTAGCCTGAAAGATTACACCTATCGGACCGTTGACCGCAATAAACTCAAGAGAG includes:
- a CDS encoding serine hydrolase, with the translated sequence MKRFSKKSKLKVIIFIIAGAAAIFVIGRNIVLNEIGSTPLANPVAGRRAFDFDLPDSNICAGIRLNVKSGIAIDNKTHKVLYCYNADSMMPVASISKLLTAMVVLDNYKPDSIMTITEDDGTNSAKSSLRIGERITVRDLLHVALIRSDNRAARALSHSVSPNFETFANKMNAKAREIGLTNTVMYEPTGLDERNRSTAADCARLINQAMLYPEIARITSLKDYTYRTVDRNKLKRVVNTNKLVFSKYRILAGKTGYISESDYCLTTVMEDGSGRKVTVVVLGAPGPQTRFREARRLATWAFSRLGKS